In Penaeus vannamei isolate JL-2024 chromosome 15, ASM4276789v1, whole genome shotgun sequence, the following are encoded in one genomic region:
- the LOC138864154 gene encoding uncharacterized protein → MMAPVRHVVVKIVVFPVVFFGLMASLVSLYAENPQLKCPEMRYFGGEGPRENGPNIADGDKAVCLSPRYDVTPGRCLVYSFGIADDWSFDDAMAEYGCEVYSFDPTIGLETHRRSERVHFYNVGLGGANHTEVIEGVNVTILTLGQIIDMLGHTNKTIDYLKMDIEGSEILAFAQLASEQYRLSFVKQETLEATDAYCAARLTGDRELYRSHVRRTRSLLRRDKEQFIRSLAEEVGLEIHPTQIYHEEIYTIMTMLDYLGFASFDARRNRHQDLWYTHPLLPDVILSKCYEVAWAQVDRKTW, encoded by the exons ATGATGGCACCAGTCAGGCATGTAGTGGTCAAAATAGTAGTGTTTCCTGTCGTGTTCTTCGGCCTTATGGCTTCTCTGGTGTCGCT GTACGCCGAAAATCCCCAATTAAAATGTCCAGAGATGAGGTACTTCGGGGGGGAAGGTCCTCGGGAGAACGGCCCAAACATCGCCGACGGAGACAAGGCTGTTTGTTTATCCCCCCGCTATGACGTCACGCCAGGACGCTGCCTCGTGTATTCGTTCGGCATCGCGGATGACTGGAGTTTCGACGATGCCATGGCAGAGTATGGGTGTGAG gTGTACTCCTTCGACCCCACCATCGGCCTCGAGACCCACCGGCGCTCCGAGAGGGTCCACTTCTACAACGTCGGCCTGGGGGGAGCGAACCACACAGAGGTCATCGAAGGGGTCAACGTCACGATCCTCACCCTGGGTCAAATCATCGATATGTTGGGTCATACGAATAAG ACGATAGACTACCTCAAAATGGACATCGAAGGTTCCGAAATCCTCGCCTTTGCACAGCTGGCGAGCGAGCAGTACAGACTGAGTTTTGTAAAGCAG gagacactggaagccacagatgcatattgtgcggctcgtctgacaggggatcgggaattgtacCGTTCTCATgtacgcagaactcggtccctgttaagaagggacaaggaacagtttattaggagtcttgcagaggag GTGGGCTTAGAAATACATCCGACGCAGATATACCACGAAGAAATAtacacaataatgacaatgttggaCTATCTGGGTTTTGCCTCCTTCGACGCCCGGAGAAATCGCCACCAGGATCTGTGGtacactcaccccctcctaccgGATGTGATTTTGTCCAAGTGTTATGAAGTAGCTTGGGCTCAGGTGGACAGGAAAACGTGgtga